One genomic segment of Aquipluma nitroreducens includes these proteins:
- a CDS encoding deoxynucleoside kinase: MHIALAGNIGAGKTTLTELLAKHYKWSPHFEDVDENPYLNDFYEDMQRWSFNLQIYFLNSRFKQVVDIRSSTKTVIQDRTIYEDAEIFAPNLHAMGLMTTRDFNNYHSLFQMMNKLVQAPDLLIYLRASVPTLVNQIQKRGRDYESSIRIDYLKQLNERYEAWVNRYKAGKLLIVDVDRIDFQNNPEDLSGVIDRIDAQIHGLF, translated from the coding sequence ATGCATATTGCTTTAGCTGGAAACATTGGTGCCGGAAAGACTACGCTCACAGAATTATTAGCGAAACACTATAAATGGAGCCCACATTTCGAAGATGTAGATGAAAATCCATACCTGAATGACTTTTATGAAGATATGCAACGCTGGTCGTTCAATCTTCAGATTTACTTTCTTAATAGCAGGTTTAAGCAGGTTGTTGATATCCGAAGTTCAACCAAAACGGTTATTCAGGATCGAACGATTTACGAAGATGCCGAAATTTTTGCGCCGAATCTTCATGCCATGGGGTTGATGACCACCCGCGATTTTAACAATTACCATTCCCTGTTCCAGATGATGAACAAACTTGTTCAGGCTCCCGATTTGCTGATTTACCTCCGGGCGTCGGTGCCAACTCTGGTCAATCAGATTCAAAAGCGGGGACGGGATTATGAGAGTTCAATCCGAATCGACTATCTGAAGCAACTGAACGAACGTTACGAAGCGTGGGTAAACCGTTATAAAGCTGGCAAACTGCTGATTGTTGACGTTGATCGCATCGATTTTCAGAATAATCCGGAAGATTTAAGTGGTGTAATTGATCGAATTGACGCCCAAATTCATGGACTTTTTTAA
- a CDS encoding GH3 auxin-responsive promoter family protein: MPVINSIINWVNFKRIYQIELFKKHPHEVQREVLFELLEKAANTEFGLKYKFKTISSEKEFRERVPVQGYDDIKPTVERMMLGEKNLLWPGETKWFAKSSGTTNEKSKFIPVSKDSLEDVHIRGGRDVMAIYLKNNPDSGLLSGKALTLGGSHKVNNYNNNSYYGDLSAIIIENIPFWTDFYRTPSTEISLLEEFEEKIEKIIEYSLDENVTSFAGVPSWYLVLLKRVLEVTGKSNILEVWPNLEVFTHGGVKFEPYREQYEKLIPSANMHYMETYNASEGFFGIQDDPDKKDMLLMLDYGIYYEFIPMDEFRADSLNTISLEDVEIGKNYAMVISTNGGLWRYLIGDTVRFTQRYPFKFVITGRTKHYINAFGEEVIIDNAEKAFQIACERTSAIISEYTGGPIYMKDHQKGAHEWIIEFEKKPNDLDHFIQLFDGALKTINSDYEAKRHKSLSLEMPHVIVAKPGLFYEWMKSRGKAGGQNKIPRLANDRQYLDQLIELNQSL, encoded by the coding sequence ATGCCAGTAATCAATTCAATCATTAATTGGGTCAATTTTAAGCGAATATACCAGATTGAGCTTTTTAAAAAGCATCCGCACGAAGTGCAGCGCGAAGTGCTTTTTGAGCTTCTGGAAAAGGCCGCGAACACCGAATTTGGATTAAAATATAAATTTAAAACCATTAGTTCCGAAAAAGAATTTCGGGAACGGGTTCCGGTTCAGGGTTATGATGATATCAAACCTACGGTTGAGCGGATGATGCTTGGCGAGAAAAACTTGTTGTGGCCGGGCGAAACCAAATGGTTTGCCAAATCGTCGGGCACAACAAACGAAAAAAGCAAGTTCATTCCAGTCAGCAAAGATTCTTTAGAAGATGTCCACATCCGGGGTGGCCGCGACGTTATGGCCATTTACCTGAAGAACAATCCCGATTCCGGATTGCTATCAGGGAAAGCCCTTACTTTGGGCGGAAGTCACAAGGTTAATAATTACAACAATAACAGTTATTACGGCGACCTTTCGGCAATCATTATCGAAAATATTCCTTTCTGGACTGACTTTTACAGAACTCCATCGACTGAAATTTCGCTACTCGAAGAATTTGAAGAGAAGATCGAAAAAATTATCGAATACTCACTTGACGAAAATGTTACTTCGTTCGCCGGAGTTCCATCATGGTACCTGGTTTTGCTGAAACGGGTTTTGGAGGTTACCGGCAAAAGCAACATTCTGGAAGTGTGGCCCAATCTGGAAGTTTTTACACACGGAGGGGTTAAGTTTGAACCTTATCGTGAACAGTACGAAAAGTTAATTCCAAGTGCCAACATGCACTACATGGAAACCTACAATGCTTCTGAAGGATTTTTTGGAATTCAGGACGATCCGGATAAAAAAGACATGCTGCTCATGCTCGATTATGGTATTTACTACGAGTTTATACCGATGGATGAATTCCGTGCCGATAGTTTGAATACCATCTCTCTTGAAGATGTTGAAATTGGTAAAAACTATGCCATGGTCATTTCGACCAACGGCGGACTTTGGCGTTACCTGATTGGCGACACGGTGCGGTTTACCCAAAGATATCCGTTTAAATTTGTCATAACCGGTCGTACCAAACACTATATCAACGCATTTGGCGAAGAAGTAATTATCGACAATGCCGAAAAAGCATTTCAAATTGCCTGCGAACGAACCAGTGCCATTATCTCCGAATATACCGGCGGTCCAATCTATATGAAAGACCACCAAAAAGGAGCACACGAATGGATTATCGAATTCGAAAAAAAGCCCAACGATCTGGATCATTTTATTCAACTGTTCGATGGAGCTTTAAAAACAATCAATTCTGATTACGAAGCCAAACGGCACAAAAGCCTTAGCCTCGAAATGCCTCATGTGATTGTGGCAAAACCCGGATTGTTTTACGAGTGGATGAAAAGTAGAGGCAAAGCAGGAGGTCAGAATAAAATTCCACGACTGGCAAACGACAGGCAATACCTCGATCAGTTAATTGAATTAAACCAATCACTTTAA
- the porZ gene encoding type IX secretion system anionic LPS delivery protein PorZ, producing the protein MKPYKYLLFIALFFITGHTAFSQSAIGEWTDYQSYASAKNVADAGDKVYCVTKGGLFSYNKTDNSIRKMSGINGLSDVGVQRLAYSKENDVLLIAYQNANIDLLIGNTIFNLSDIKRKQLSADKTINNIMFAGKLAYISCGFGIVVINLERKEIKDTYFIGNGGDYLNVLDLASDGTNFYAATINGIYKASVTEPNLQNYNNWVRQTNIPHPDKKFNAIELFNGKIIANYTPDEWYSDEMYQLDGNVWTSFLPEIRYARDISTTGNYIVISSRNQVVVYDNKLEKMMHVQKYIFSGSEEPVIEPLCASLDAQNVLWIADQNFGLIKMGSQSERIVPESPSDNEIFSLAMNGQDLWIASGGRKSDWNNLFNLPQFQLNREGKWSVFNSKVFSTPNDFRDVVCVTADPKDPDHFFAGSWGGGVLEFEAGKFKKRYDNTNSTLQTQLPNAPNDPYVRIGGMAFDSKGNLWVTNSGVANVLSSFQTDGTWKSYELNGIANNPYISKVVVTPKDDKWIMVSRGYGLYALNSTNSVSKAQKVVALFRNQEGEYKTEMGELYSMALDQNGELWLGTSGGVAVYSNPEKIWKDEFMYATRPGLNQHDTLFHPLLEKETITAIAVDGANRKWFGTKSSGVFLISADGATELEHFTSENSPLLNNQINDIAINQTTGEVFIGTVSGLISYMGEATAGNDEFSDVYVYPNPVRETYDGPIVIKGLVDETDVKITDISGDLVYKTTSLGGQAIWDGKNLNGNRCKTGIYLVFLSDALGEKTKITKLMFIH; encoded by the coding sequence ATGAAACCATATAAATACCTGTTATTCATTGCATTATTTTTCATCACCGGTCACACCGCATTTTCACAGTCGGCTATTGGCGAGTGGACCGATTATCAATCGTATGCCAGCGCCAAAAACGTAGCTGATGCCGGGGATAAAGTGTATTGTGTTACAAAAGGCGGATTATTTTCATACAACAAGACCGATAACAGCATCCGCAAAATGTCGGGAATTAATGGCCTTTCGGATGTTGGAGTTCAACGACTAGCCTACAGCAAAGAAAATGATGTGCTGCTTATTGCTTACCAGAATGCCAACATCGATCTGCTAATTGGCAACACCATTTTTAATCTGTCTGATATTAAGCGTAAACAATTGTCAGCCGATAAGACCATTAATAATATCATGTTCGCCGGAAAACTTGCTTATATATCCTGTGGGTTCGGAATTGTGGTTATTAACCTTGAACGAAAAGAAATTAAAGATACTTACTTCATTGGAAATGGAGGAGACTATCTCAATGTTCTGGATTTGGCTTCGGATGGAACCAATTTTTATGCCGCAACAATTAATGGCATTTACAAAGCAAGTGTTACGGAACCAAACCTTCAGAATTACAACAATTGGGTGAGGCAAACCAACATTCCGCATCCTGATAAAAAATTCAATGCCATTGAATTGTTCAATGGGAAAATTATTGCAAACTATACCCCAGACGAGTGGTACAGCGACGAAATGTACCAGCTGGATGGGAATGTATGGACATCATTTTTGCCAGAAATCCGATATGCACGTGATATATCCACCACCGGAAACTATATTGTTATCTCAAGTCGAAACCAGGTTGTTGTATATGACAATAAACTTGAAAAGATGATGCATGTCCAGAAATATATTTTTTCAGGATCTGAAGAACCAGTCATTGAGCCACTATGTGCCAGCTTGGACGCACAAAATGTGTTGTGGATTGCCGATCAAAATTTTGGCTTGATCAAAATGGGTTCACAAAGCGAACGAATTGTTCCTGAAAGCCCTTCGGACAATGAAATATTTTCACTCGCAATGAATGGCCAAGATCTTTGGATCGCATCCGGAGGAAGAAAATCGGACTGGAATAACTTATTTAATTTGCCTCAATTTCAGCTCAACCGTGAAGGGAAATGGTCGGTTTTCAACAGTAAAGTTTTTTCAACCCCGAACGACTTCAGGGATGTGGTTTGCGTAACTGCCGATCCGAAAGATCCCGATCATTTTTTTGCCGGTTCGTGGGGTGGGGGAGTACTCGAATTTGAAGCCGGAAAATTTAAAAAACGATACGATAACACGAACAGCACACTTCAAACCCAACTGCCAAACGCACCCAACGATCCATATGTTCGTATTGGCGGAATGGCTTTTGATTCCAAGGGTAATCTGTGGGTAACCAATAGTGGAGTTGCGAATGTGCTTTCGTCTTTTCAGACTGACGGAACATGGAAGTCGTACGAATTAAACGGTATTGCCAATAATCCGTACATATCGAAAGTGGTTGTCACCCCAAAAGATGACAAATGGATAATGGTTTCGCGTGGATATGGGTTATATGCCTTAAACAGCACCAACAGCGTGTCGAAAGCGCAGAAAGTAGTCGCTCTGTTTAGAAACCAGGAAGGCGAATATAAAACAGAGATGGGTGAACTCTATTCGATGGCATTGGACCAAAATGGCGAATTGTGGTTGGGGACTTCTGGAGGAGTTGCAGTGTACAGCAATCCTGAAAAAATCTGGAAAGATGAGTTTATGTATGCCACACGTCCCGGTTTAAATCAGCACGATACCCTTTTTCACCCTTTGCTCGAAAAGGAAACAATTACAGCAATTGCAGTTGACGGGGCAAACCGAAAGTGGTTTGGCACGAAATCGTCGGGAGTATTCCTGATTTCGGCTGATGGCGCAACCGAACTTGAGCATTTTACATCAGAAAATAGTCCGCTGCTAAACAATCAAATCAACGACATTGCAATTAATCAGACCACTGGCGAAGTATTTATTGGCACTGTTTCCGGACTTATTTCATACATGGGCGAAGCTACAGCCGGTAACGACGAATTCAGCGATGTGTATGTTTACCCCAATCCGGTGCGCGAAACCTACGATGGCCCAATTGTTATAAAAGGTCTTGTTGATGAAACTGATGTGAAAATTACTGACATTAGCGGCGATTTGGTTTACAAAACAACTTCGTTAGGAGGGCAGGCAATTTGGGATGGAAAAAACCTCAATGGGAATAGGTGCAAAACAGGCATTTATTTAGTCTTTTTATCGGATGCCCTTGGTGAAAAGACCAAGATCACTAAACTCATGTTCATTCATTAA
- a CDS encoding Wzz/FepE/Etk N-terminal domain-containing protein: protein MANFFDNQHLLGILWKWKKHLIIVGILAIAFSTLFSSSLFIKPKFKSTARIYPSFNIYTYSDESESEQLLEISNSQDIKFKVIDAFNLADVYGISKQDPLYRTYMLAEFNDNVGFKKTEYETVEISVLDTDPQRACLMCDSIVSFVNEKINSLHRVKFEEVVRSTGSGLKKVNHEIDSLEEKLNFLRGKYKLLDYESQAEQITKGMVKVLSEGKKNTAGGKELEQWMNNLQEKGGEYNLLTKAQENCIFERDSIKMVYDRSLGYVKNKLVYGHMVQSPVPADKKSYPVRWLIILASTFAALFVAMLAILVLENQKND, encoded by the coding sequence ATGGCAAACTTTTTCGACAATCAGCATCTACTTGGAATCCTTTGGAAATGGAAGAAACATTTGATTATTGTGGGTATTCTCGCAATCGCCTTTTCAACCCTGTTTTCTTCCTCACTATTCATAAAGCCGAAGTTTAAATCTACGGCCCGCATTTATCCCAGCTTTAACATTTACACTTACAGCGATGAATCGGAAAGTGAACAACTGCTTGAGATCTCTAATTCTCAGGATATTAAATTTAAAGTGATCGATGCGTTTAATCTTGCCGATGTGTACGGAATTAGTAAGCAAGACCCGCTTTATCGTACATACATGCTGGCTGAATTCAACGACAATGTCGGGTTTAAAAAAACTGAATATGAGACTGTTGAGATTTCAGTTTTGGATACTGATCCCCAAAGGGCATGTTTGATGTGCGATTCCATTGTCTCTTTTGTGAATGAAAAGATAAACTCATTGCATCGTGTTAAATTCGAGGAAGTTGTTCGCAGTACTGGAAGTGGCTTAAAAAAAGTAAATCATGAGATTGATTCTCTTGAAGAAAAGCTGAATTTTTTAAGAGGGAAATACAAGTTATTGGACTATGAATCGCAGGCTGAACAAATAACCAAAGGGATGGTAAAAGTACTGTCTGAAGGCAAAAAGAATACGGCAGGAGGTAAAGAACTTGAGCAGTGGATGAACAATTTGCAGGAAAAGGGAGGTGAATATAATCTTTTAACAAAAGCACAGGAAAATTGTATTTTCGAAAGAGATTCCATCAAAATGGTTTACGATCGGTCACTTGGTTATGTGAAGAATAAACTGGTTTATGGACATATGGTTCAGAGCCCTGTTCCTGCAGACAAGAAATCATATCCTGTCAGGTGGTTAATTATTTTGGCTTCTACTTTTGCTGCACTATTTGTCGCGATGCTTGCGATCTTGGTTCTTGAAAATCAGAAAAACGACTAA
- a CDS encoding CvpA family protein: MNYIDLVLGIILIIAAIQGFRKGFIIEAASLAALILGIWGAIKFSDWTAGYISKTFNYHSDSLGIIAFLLTFIGIVVLVHLLGKILDNTIKAVALGFLNRLAGIIFGVLKVAVILSILLLLFDSVDENVHILPTKQKAESKIYSPMKQLVPTLFPFIKLWDSSDKSSPDHKSNAQKSESRTT, encoded by the coding sequence ATGAACTACATTGATCTTGTCCTCGGGATTATTCTGATTATTGCTGCTATACAGGGTTTTAGAAAAGGTTTTATTATTGAAGCGGCCTCTTTAGCTGCACTTATTCTGGGTATTTGGGGAGCGATCAAATTCTCGGACTGGACTGCCGGATATATTTCAAAAACGTTTAATTATCATTCCGATTCGCTTGGTATCATTGCTTTTCTGTTGACTTTTATTGGTATCGTAGTGTTGGTTCACCTCCTGGGGAAAATACTTGACAATACGATAAAAGCTGTCGCCCTTGGGTTCCTGAACCGACTGGCCGGGATTATTTTTGGAGTACTGAAAGTTGCAGTTATCCTGAGTATTCTTTTGCTGTTGTTCGATTCGGTTGATGAGAATGTACACATCCTTCCGACGAAACAAAAAGCTGAATCAAAAATCTATTCTCCCATGAAACAGTTGGTCCCCACTTTATTCCCGTTCATCAAACTGTGGGATTCCAGCGATAAAAGCAGCCCTGATCATAAGAGTAATGCTCAAAAGTCTGAATCGAGAACAACTTAG
- the efp gene encoding elongation factor P gives MAITTADIKNGLTIEYNEQLFQIVSFQHVKPGKGPAFVRTKLKNLKTGRTIENTFSSGVRIDVVRVERRPYQYLYQDETGFNFMHAETFEQISIAAELIENADLMKEGQIVEINVHADTETPLTVELPPFVEMAITSTIAGEKGNTASSNALKPATIETGAEIMVPMFINEGDIIKIDTRDRSYYERVKK, from the coding sequence ATGGCTATTACTACTGCAGATATTAAAAACGGGTTAACTATTGAATACAACGAGCAGTTGTTCCAAATTGTATCGTTTCAACACGTTAAACCAGGGAAAGGTCCGGCTTTCGTCAGAACGAAACTCAAGAACCTTAAAACAGGAAGAACCATTGAAAACACATTTAGTTCGGGAGTAAGAATTGATGTTGTACGGGTTGAACGTCGTCCTTACCAGTACTTGTATCAGGACGAAACCGGTTTCAATTTCATGCATGCTGAAACTTTTGAACAAATTTCTATAGCTGCAGAGTTGATCGAAAATGCTGATTTGATGAAAGAAGGACAAATTGTGGAAATCAATGTCCATGCAGATACCGAAACTCCATTAACGGTTGAATTACCTCCATTCGTAGAAATGGCTATTACCTCAACCATTGCTGGTGAAAAGGGAAATACTGCAAGTTCAAATGCATTAAAACCTGCCACTATTGAAACAGGAGCCGAAATTATGGTTCCCATGTTTATCAACGAAGGCGATATCATTAAAATTGACACACGCGACCGTTCGTACTATGAACGTGTAAAGAAATAA
- the tyrS gene encoding tyrosine--tRNA ligase codes for MNFVDELQWRGMIHDMMPGTKEQLDKELTSAYVGIDPTADSLHIGHLVGVMMLKHFQIAGHKPIALVGGATGMIGDPSGKSQERNLLDEPTLRHNQECIKKQLARFLDFESDAPNAAEMVNNYDWMKDFSFLNFIRDIGKHITVNYMMSKDSVKKRLDSDSGAGMSFTEFTYQLVQGTDFLHLYQEKNTKLQMGGSDQWGNITTGTELIRRKTGGEAFALTCPLIKKADGTKFGKTESGNVWLDRKLTSPYKFYQFWLNTSDEDAERYIKIFTLLSKEDVAELTLKHAEAPHLRLLQKRLAEEVTVMVHSREDYDLAVEASQILFGQGTAELLNKLDEETFLSVFDGVPQFKLSAKELGEGIKVVDLLAEKAMVFPSKGELRRTIQGGGLSINKDKVTDAELLINSGFLIGGKYILIQKGKKNYFLLIAE; via the coding sequence ATGAATTTTGTTGACGAATTACAATGGAGAGGCATGATCCACGATATGATGCCTGGCACAAAAGAACAACTCGATAAAGAATTAACTTCAGCATATGTGGGCATTGACCCAACAGCTGATTCACTGCACATTGGACATTTGGTAGGCGTGATGATGCTGAAACACTTTCAGATTGCAGGGCACAAACCAATTGCATTGGTTGGCGGCGCCACCGGAATGATTGGCGATCCATCGGGAAAATCGCAGGAACGTAATTTATTGGACGAACCTACCCTGCGCCACAATCAGGAGTGCATCAAAAAGCAACTTGCCAGATTCCTCGACTTCGAATCGGATGCCCCCAATGCTGCCGAAATGGTGAATAATTATGACTGGATGAAAGACTTTAGCTTCCTGAATTTTATTCGCGACATTGGAAAACACATCACCGTAAATTACATGATGTCGAAAGATTCAGTAAAAAAACGATTGGATTCGGACAGTGGCGCCGGAATGTCGTTTACTGAATTTACATACCAGTTGGTCCAGGGAACTGATTTCCTGCACCTGTATCAGGAAAAAAACACCAAGTTGCAGATGGGTGGATCAGACCAATGGGGAAACATTACGACCGGAACTGAGCTTATCCGCCGGAAAACCGGAGGTGAAGCATTTGCTTTAACTTGTCCATTGATTAAGAAGGCTGATGGAACCAAGTTTGGGAAAACGGAATCAGGTAATGTTTGGCTCGACCGCAAATTGACTTCACCATACAAATTCTACCAGTTCTGGTTGAATACGTCCGATGAGGATGCTGAACGATACATCAAGATTTTTACGCTGCTTTCGAAAGAAGACGTTGCCGAGTTGACTCTAAAACATGCAGAAGCTCCACATTTACGCTTGTTGCAGAAACGTTTGGCCGAGGAAGTTACGGTTATGGTTCATTCGCGCGAAGATTACGATTTGGCGGTTGAAGCTTCCCAAATCCTTTTCGGACAGGGAACTGCCGAATTGCTCAATAAGCTGGATGAAGAAACTTTCCTTTCTGTTTTTGATGGAGTTCCGCAGTTTAAACTTTCAGCAAAAGAACTTGGCGAAGGCATTAAAGTAGTCGATCTTTTGGCTGAAAAAGCAATGGTTTTTCCTTCGAAAGGCGAATTGCGCAGGACTATTCAGGGTGGTGGGTTAAGTATAAATAAGGATAAAGTTACGGATGCTGAACTTCTTATAAATAGCGGATTTCTGATTGGTGGAAAGTACATTCTTATTCAGAAAGGGAAGAAAAATTATTTCCTGCTGATCGCTGAATAG
- a CDS encoding O-antigen ligase family protein — translation MIINALPMAFTIVLLAVFALDKLLYLVVFFTPLSLPLSELVHGLGFNMFLPTEPLLFGILLIFILKCFADRKFDRDILTHPISLAIYFSLFWMLVTSLTSTMPLVSLKFLLTRIWFIVGFYLLTAKLFESGKNIEKYIWLYIMSLMLVIFYSTYRHLGYGLWDKQAAHFVMDPFYNDHTAYGAAIAMYLPFLFGFSFTKVYSPWVRWFVRISLGILMMGLILSYARAAWLSMFAVLIVWIIMRLKIRFKNLFITFIISASLILVFQHPILMYLERNNTESSANLADHLSSMSNISSDASNLERLNRWSCAIRMFEDKPIFGYGPGTYMFQYAPYQLTKDRTIISTNSANGGNAHSEYLGPMAESGILGPVSVLILFVLVIYSGIHAYSRTNDKRLKTLVMGALLGLITYYIHGTMNNFLDTDKLSVPFWGFTAIIVAIDIHTQKVSQAEALAEKQS, via the coding sequence ATGATTATCAATGCCTTACCAATGGCATTTACCATTGTTTTACTTGCCGTTTTTGCTTTGGACAAGCTTCTGTATCTGGTCGTATTTTTCACACCACTTTCGCTGCCGCTTTCTGAATTAGTACATGGGTTAGGATTTAACATGTTTCTGCCAACAGAACCTTTATTGTTTGGGATATTGCTCATTTTTATCTTGAAATGTTTTGCTGACAGAAAGTTTGATCGAGACATTCTAACACATCCAATTTCACTCGCTATTTATTTTAGTTTATTCTGGATGTTGGTCACTAGTTTGACAAGTACGATGCCTTTGGTTTCGTTGAAATTTTTGTTGACACGGATCTGGTTTATCGTAGGATTTTACCTGCTTACTGCCAAACTTTTTGAATCAGGCAAGAATATCGAGAAATACATATGGCTGTATATCATGTCATTAATGCTTGTCATATTCTATTCAACCTACCGTCATCTGGGATACGGACTTTGGGACAAGCAGGCAGCTCATTTTGTGATGGATCCTTTTTACAACGACCATACAGCTTATGGAGCAGCCATTGCGATGTATCTGCCGTTTTTGTTTGGATTTTCTTTTACTAAAGTGTATTCGCCCTGGGTTCGGTGGTTTGTTCGAATCAGTTTGGGGATTTTGATGATGGGGCTTATTCTTTCATACGCCAGAGCTGCTTGGCTGAGTATGTTTGCAGTACTGATCGTCTGGATAATTATGCGCCTGAAAATCAGGTTTAAGAACCTGTTTATTACCTTCATTATATCAGCCTCGTTGATTTTGGTGTTTCAACACCCGATATTGATGTATCTCGAACGAAACAATACCGAATCTTCAGCTAATCTGGCAGATCATCTTTCGTCGATGTCGAATATTTCGTCCGATGCCTCCAATCTGGAACGTCTAAATCGCTGGAGTTGTGCCATCCGGATGTTCGAGGATAAACCAATTTTTGGTTATGGGCCAGGAACTTATATGTTTCAATATGCGCCCTATCAATTGACTAAGGACAGGACAATTATCAGTACGAATTCAGCAAACGGTGGGAATGCACACAGTGAATATCTGGGGCCGATGGCTGAATCGGGAATTTTAGGTCCTGTTTCTGTGCTTATATTATTCGTATTGGTTATTTATTCCGGCATTCATGCTTATTCCCGAACAAACGACAAACGGTTAAAAACCTTAGTTATGGGTGCTTTGTTAGGGCTAATAACTTATTACATCCACGGTACAATGAATAATTTTCTGGATACCGATAAGCTTTCGGTTCCGTTTTGGGGATTCACTGCAATCATTGTAGCGATTGATATTCACACCCAAAAAGTTTCTCAGGCCGAAGCTTTAGCTGAAAAACAGAGCTAA
- the recO gene encoding DNA repair protein RecO codes for MIEKTRGIFLHAVKYSETSLIASIYTEHYGRQSFIINGVHGKNSTVRAAVFQPLYLLDLEIYYKAGREIHRIKNARITYPYSTIPFDIRKSTQVLFLAEVLYKCLREEETNIELFDFLYHSLTLLDLTEAGISNFHIWFLFKLTRFLGFSPSREDAERCNFFDLQTARFVSHEPLHSQFTDKHLTVLFTRLFTIDSSSIENLDYTQHERRLVLEKLLEFYHIHLGNLGEFKSLEVLKEVLK; via the coding sequence GTGATCGAAAAAACACGTGGGATCTTTCTGCATGCAGTTAAATACTCAGAAACCAGCCTGATAGCGAGCATATATACTGAACACTATGGCCGGCAATCGTTTATAATAAACGGCGTTCACGGCAAAAATTCGACAGTTAGAGCAGCCGTATTTCAGCCCCTTTATTTACTCGATCTCGAAATCTATTATAAAGCAGGCCGGGAAATCCACCGGATAAAAAATGCCCGGATAACTTATCCCTATTCTACAATACCGTTCGACATCCGGAAAAGCACTCAGGTTCTTTTTCTGGCGGAAGTTTTGTATAAATGTCTGCGTGAAGAAGAAACAAATATTGAACTATTCGATTTTCTATACCACTCGCTGACTTTACTCGACCTTACCGAGGCCGGAATAAGTAATTTTCACATCTGGTTTCTTTTTAAACTGACTCGTTTTTTAGGTTTCAGTCCAAGTCGTGAAGATGCCGAAAGATGTAACTTTTTTGATTTGCAAACGGCGCGATTTGTGAGCCATGAACCGTTGCACAGTCAGTTTACCGACAAGCATTTAACAGTTCTTTTTACGCGCCTGTTTACTATTGATTCGTCGTCGATTGAAAACTTAGACTACACTCAGCACGAAAGAAGATTGGTGCTCGAAAAGTTGTTGGAATTTTATCATATTCATTTGGGCAATCTGGGCGAGTTTAAGTCGTTAGAGGTACTGAAGGAAGTTTTAAAATGA
- a CDS encoding non-canonical purine NTP diphosphatase yields MKLVFATNNSNKLQEIKQLLGDSIELLSLTDINCNVDIPENQDTIEGNAAEKSFYIWKNYGLNCFADDTGLEIEALNGAPGVYSARYAGEEKSPEKNMDLVLHKLSEIKNRKARFKTVISLVIDGKEIQFEGIVNGQILLEKRGKTGFGYDPIFQPEESHLSFAEMTMEEKSKISHRGRAVQKLVEYLTHSNQNETI; encoded by the coding sequence ATGAAACTTGTTTTTGCCACCAACAACTCAAATAAACTTCAGGAAATAAAACAATTGCTGGGCGATTCAATCGAATTACTCAGTTTGACCGACATCAACTGCAATGTCGACATTCCTGAAAATCAGGACACCATAGAGGGAAATGCTGCTGAAAAATCGTTTTACATCTGGAAGAATTACGGATTGAATTGCTTTGCCGACGATACTGGTCTTGAAATTGAAGCTTTAAATGGTGCCCCCGGAGTTTATTCGGCCCGGTATGCCGGAGAAGAAAAAAGTCCGGAGAAAAATATGGACCTGGTTTTGCATAAGTTATCTGAAATAAAAAACAGAAAAGCACGTTTTAAAACAGTCATTTCGTTGGTAATCGACGGGAAAGAAATCCAGTTTGAAGGAATCGTAAACGGCCAGATTCTTTTGGAGAAAAGAGGGAAAACGGGTTTTGGCTACGACCCAATCTTTCAACCCGAAGAATCGCATCTCAGTTTTGCAGAAATGACAATGGAAGAAAAAAGCAAAATCAGTCATCGGGGACGTGCCGTTCAAAAATTAGTTGAGTATTTAACCCATTCAAATCAGAATGAAACCATATAA